The genomic DNA CATCATCCGGCGACAAATCAATCGTATCTTTTAAGACTCTAGCCTGTTTCACCCCGGTTTCAGTTAGCGCTGGATCACTTTCTTGCAGACTATCAGGAACATTTAATGTATGTTCTGCTTGACCGTGCCGAATAAATACAATCTCCATTGTTTGTTCCCCTCCATCGTCATATTATATATGTCATGAACTAGAATAGGCAATGGAATGATTTTAGCAAGATGATAGGCAGCTTTTTTTAATCTCCACTAATGCCACATATGATAAGATTAGTTTACAATGAAAAAATTCTTATATTATTTGATGTGGACAAGTATTAAAGGCCTGTATTTTATGTAGTTTAGGCAAAAAGGAGATTAATATATGAACATGCTTGAATTAAAGGAATTTCTACACACAATAAAAAGTAACAACTTCCATATTGACGCATCTTTTAATAAGTCAGAACTGACATCTGCATTGTTAAACCATCTGGGGGTTAGTGATCCCGTTTTAAGAGACGATCTAATCTATACTTGCTTTTCCCACATGATCACGAACAACTTTTATACCACAGAAGAGCTATCACATATATTAGATACTTGTTTAGACAATAACCACCTATTTTATGGAATAGGAAAAACAGATCATGATTCTGCTTTTACAAGATCATTTTCTTCTTTAATTATTGCAGCAGTATTAAATGTTAATGTCCAAGAGAATTTTTTAACATATAATCATGTCAAAAGGGTATCTGAATTGTTACTAAAATACCTTTATATGGAACAAGATGTCAGAGGACTTGTTAATGAACAAGGGTGGGCACATAGTATAGCTCATGTCGCAGATGCCTTAGATGAATTAATTAAACAACCTAGTCTATCGATATCAGATTATAAAAATATTTTTTCGGCTATTACGAGTAAAATGTGCTTTAACCAAGATTATTTCCATTTCGAAGAAGACGAACGTATGGTCATACCCATTGTAGAAATGCTGCGGCGAGGACTTGATGAACATATTGTCAACAGCAGAATCAATGAAATAACAACTGATTTAAATAGGAATCTGTTTGTCGATGATCCACAGTTGTTCATTTGTCGTTCCAATTTTAAACAGTTTTTAAGAAGTTTGTTTTTTCATCTTCAATTTAAAAATCAAAACTTGGAACTTAAAAGGGAAATGGAACAGGCTCTTAATCAAATGAGTCAACTCTACTATGATGTGTAATGTGTTGTTCATAATCAATACTAATGTAATGAAACTGTGAGTCTGATACCTCAAAATGAGCGACCTCCACAATCAGGATATAGAATCCGATCGTGGGAGTTACATTGCCTACATGAAGTACGATTGACATATCAAAAAGTCACTGAAAGAAGCATCATTCATATTTACAAGGAGGCACTCAACATGAAAGTGTGTTGCCTTATAATAAAGGCACCTTCTTGATTTCTAAGGAATAAAACTTTAATAAAAGAACAAAAATCAGAGATAAGAACCATTAAATTTGAGTTAGGGAACATTTCAGTAAAAATAAGGAACAAAACGTGGAGGAAAAGGCGGCTTTCTTTAAAACTAAGTAACAAAAGTCGATGATCATCGATCATATAAAAAAGGGTTATCCCAAAATGGAACAACCCCTTAACTTTATTTTGCCTGG from Tuberibacillus sp. Marseille-P3662 includes the following:
- a CDS encoding DUF2785 domain-containing protein yields the protein MNMLELKEFLHTIKSNNFHIDASFNKSELTSALLNHLGVSDPVLRDDLIYTCFSHMITNNFYTTEELSHILDTCLDNNHLFYGIGKTDHDSAFTRSFSSLIIAAVLNVNVQENFLTYNHVKRVSELLLKYLYMEQDVRGLVNEQGWAHSIAHVADALDELIKQPSLSISDYKNIFSAITSKMCFNQDYFHFEEDERMVIPIVEMLRRGLDEHIVNSRINEITTDLNRNLFVDDPQLFICRSNFKQFLRSLFFHLQFKNQNLELKREMEQALNQMSQLYYDV